A single Bifidobacterium scardovii JCM 12489 = DSM 13734 DNA region contains:
- a CDS encoding ComEA family DNA-binding protein → MTITRDEATHGGGYRLRSLDTGRTGGGGPLRPPPPPAAMGAGVADEDLAGAGAGTMDVPVRSLAQLAGVRRSDESGERHRLTRTRPRLAFRPVNALAVILLLVAALCASLTMLIRQSIRYEAALAGTYDTVRLDGPLGGTGGGRPAESGGGDRAGPQERVASRGDRSGVAGNEDAADAGAESGTHEADGPPRGEAGNAAAAEPDPPPADDGLIDLNTATSQELQTINGIGPVTAESILAYRARIGRFASVDQLLDVTGIGPKTLDKLRAQVTVR, encoded by the coding sequence ATGACTATCACGCGCGACGAGGCGACGCATGGCGGCGGATACCGATTGCGGTCGTTGGATACGGGACGGACGGGTGGCGGCGGGCCGCTGCGCCCGCCGCCACCGCCGGCCGCCATGGGCGCTGGCGTCGCCGATGAGGACCTTGCCGGCGCGGGCGCCGGAACCATGGACGTTCCGGTACGGTCCCTGGCGCAACTGGCCGGCGTGCGGCGATCCGACGAGTCCGGCGAACGGCATCGCCTCACCCGCACCCGGCCTCGTCTGGCGTTCAGGCCGGTCAATGCGCTGGCCGTCATCCTGCTGCTGGTGGCCGCGCTGTGCGCCAGCCTGACCATGCTGATCCGGCAGTCGATCCGGTACGAGGCGGCGCTGGCCGGCACATACGACACGGTTCGGCTCGACGGGCCTCTTGGCGGGACGGGCGGAGGTCGTCCGGCGGAATCCGGCGGAGGTGACCGCGCGGGTCCGCAGGAGCGTGTGGCCTCGAGAGGGGACCGAAGCGGAGTCGCCGGCAATGAGGACGCCGCCGATGCCGGAGCGGAATCCGGCACGCATGAGGCTGACGGTCCGCCGCGGGGCGAAGCCGGAAACGCAGCCGCCGCCGAGCCCGATCCGCCTCCGGCCGACGATGGGCTGATCGACCTCAATACGGCAACGAGCCAGGAGCTGCAAACCATCAACGGCATAGGCCCGGTCACCGCCGAAAGCATCCTCGCGTACCGCGCGCGCATCGGACGGTTCGCCAGCGTCGATCAGCTGCTGGACGTGACCGGCATCGGTCCGAAGACGCTGGACAAGCTCCGGGCGCAGGTGACGGTCCGATGA